A part of Desulfomicrobium baculatum DSM 4028 genomic DNA contains:
- a CDS encoding HesA/MoeB/ThiF family protein: MRDFRAALEALASENASRRVRTVGLEELRQLCRDHGLTLPQGAKGAMEQGVVPLPFLKNLHSLSISEQNRLMSATVLLAGAGGLGGYVLELLSRFGVGRIVVADGDGFEDSNLNRQLLSTARNLGSNKARAGAERARATCPLVKVEALEFFLDASNLQGVLTGVDVVVDALGGIAPRLTLHEAAGLAGVPVVSAAVAGWTALVGSELPGQKGISSMWTDPSDKDAEHVLGSLAPAACLAAALQAAETVQYLTTGSLRLAGRMLHADLAEFHFELYDLS, encoded by the coding sequence ATGAGGGATTTTCGAGCCGCGTTGGAGGCTTTGGCCTCGGAGAACGCCTCGCGCCGGGTTCGGACTGTCGGTCTTGAAGAACTGCGCCAGCTGTGCCGGGATCACGGGTTGACTCTGCCCCAGGGCGCAAAAGGGGCGATGGAACAGGGGGTCGTGCCTCTGCCGTTTTTGAAAAATCTGCACTCCCTGTCCATTTCCGAGCAGAATCGGCTCATGAGCGCCACGGTTCTGCTGGCCGGGGCGGGCGGGCTCGGCGGTTATGTGCTGGAGCTGCTGTCCCGCTTCGGAGTGGGAAGGATCGTGGTCGCGGACGGAGACGGGTTCGAGGACAGCAACCTGAACCGCCAACTGCTTTCCACGGCCCGGAACCTGGGAAGCAACAAGGCCAGGGCCGGGGCTGAACGGGCACGGGCAACCTGTCCGCTGGTGAAGGTCGAAGCGCTTGAATTTTTCTTGGACGCCTCCAATCTGCAGGGAGTACTGACAGGCGTTGATGTGGTCGTTGACGCACTGGGAGGCATCGCCCCGCGCTTGACCCTGCACGAAGCCGCAGGTCTGGCCGGGGTTCCGGTCGTGAGTGCGGCCGTGGCCGGATGGACGGCGTTGGTCGGCAGTGAACTGCCTGGGCAGAAGGGCATTTCCAGCATGTGGACCGATCCCTCGGACAAGGACGCGGAGCATGTCCTGGGCAGCCTGGCTCCGGCCGCATGCCTGGCCGCCGCATTGCAGGCGGCGGAAACCGTGCAGTATCTGACCACGGGCTCTCTGCGTCTGGCCGGTCGCATGCTGCACGCCGATTTGGCCGAATTTCATTTTGAACTCTATGACCTTTCGTGA
- a CDS encoding molybdopterin-guanine dinucleotide biosynthesis protein MobB, whose translation MFKAVSVVGFKKSGKTTLVLELARELTARGRKVAAVKFTHHGLDLDGTDTSRFAQECVSVAGIGPKTTTLLWNSARQLQDIFPLLDAEIVLVEGGKSLTWLPRIVALGSGEDESMLGNGLALATWGPRALPGVRKADSVAELATLAENKAFSLPGLDCGACGRESCLALAREIVTGEADADFCVAMHAKLCVKVGGRRLALNPFLDRLVTGTIRGLLTELKGNVPGQKVEIILE comes from the coding sequence ATGTTCAAGGCTGTTTCAGTGGTGGGTTTCAAGAAATCAGGCAAGACCACTCTTGTGCTCGAGCTTGCCCGTGAATTGACTGCGCGGGGTCGTAAAGTGGCGGCGGTCAAGTTTACCCATCACGGGCTGGATCTTGATGGAACGGATACATCCCGTTTCGCGCAGGAGTGCGTCAGCGTTGCCGGAATCGGTCCCAAAACAACGACCTTGCTTTGGAACTCGGCGCGGCAACTGCAAGATATATTTCCTCTGTTGGATGCGGAGATAGTGTTGGTCGAAGGCGGCAAGTCGCTGACCTGGCTGCCGCGGATCGTGGCCCTTGGCTCCGGCGAGGACGAGTCGATGCTCGGCAACGGGCTGGCGCTGGCAACCTGGGGGCCGCGGGCATTGCCCGGAGTGCGGAAGGCCGATTCCGTCGCGGAGTTGGCCACGCTGGCGGAAAACAAGGCCTTCTCATTGCCCGGTCTTGATTGCGGGGCCTGCGGCCGGGAGTCCTGCCTGGCCCTGGCGCGGGAAATCGTGACCGGCGAGGCCGACGCGGATTTCTGCGTGGCCATGCATGCCAAGCTCTGTGTTAAAGTGGGTGGCCGGCGTCTGGCGCTGAATCCCTTTCTGGATCGGCTGGTCACGGGAACCATTCGCGGGCTTTTGACCGAGCTCAAGGGCAATGTGCCGGGGCAGAAGGTCGAAATCATCCTGGAGTGA
- a CDS encoding MoaD/ThiS family protein yields MRVRVKCFATLADHTPPDGFVDLQEGAVVEAMLPLLGLEAGDIKLVFVNSRNSSLEAALADGDQVGIFPAVGGG; encoded by the coding sequence ATGCGTGTGCGCGTCAAATGTTTTGCTACCCTTGCCGATCATACCCCGCCGGACGGCTTTGTCGATCTGCAAGAGGGAGCCGTGGTAGAGGCCATGCTTCCGCTTCTTGGACTTGAAGCCGGCGACATCAAACTTGTTTTTGTCAACAGCAGGAACAGCAGCTTGGAGGCGGCGCTGGCCGACGGAGACCAGGTGGGTATTTTTCCGGCGGTAGGTGGCGGATGA
- the rdgB gene encoding RdgB/HAM1 family non-canonical purine NTP pyrophosphatase, producing the protein MNTIVLATGNAGKIRELSALLAELHPGLRVLGLNDFPEIGEIPETGATFEDNARIKALAVARATGLVAVADDSGLVVDALHGAPGVYSARYSGEGATDEKNVAKLLDAMKDVVDPWRGCHFACVMLAATPGGRELIGHGAWHGRVAHAPQGGAGFGYDPVFFDEELAMTAAQMDAQVKNSRSHRGLALRELLRGWPEFWKQARLKLEK; encoded by the coding sequence ATGAACACCATTGTGCTCGCCACCGGCAACGCCGGTAAGATACGTGAACTTTCGGCCTTGCTGGCCGAGTTGCATCCGGGCCTGCGCGTCCTCGGCCTGAATGATTTTCCGGAAATCGGCGAAATACCCGAGACCGGCGCGACCTTCGAGGACAACGCCCGCATCAAGGCCCTGGCCGTGGCCCGGGCTACGGGGTTGGTGGCCGTGGCCGACGACTCCGGCTTGGTTGTGGACGCTCTGCACGGGGCGCCGGGCGTCTATTCCGCCCGGTATAGCGGCGAGGGGGCCACGGACGAGAAGAATGTGGCCAAGCTTCTGGATGCCATGAAGGACGTTGTGGACCCATGGCGCGGCTGCCATTTCGCCTGCGTCATGCTTGCGGCCACCCCAGGCGGCCGGGAGCTGATCGGGCATGGGGCCTGGCATGGCCGGGTGGCTCATGCTCCGCAGGGAGGGGCGGGGTTCGGATACGATCCCGTATTCTTCGACGAGGAACTGGCCATGACCGCCGCGCAGATGGACGCGCAGGTCAAGAACAGCCGCAGTCATCGCGGTTTGGCTCTGCGGGAGCTGCTGCGCGGCTGGCCCGAATTCTGGAAACAAGCCCGGCTCAAACTGGAGAAATAA